DNA from Rhodopirellula bahusiensis:
GTGGTCAACGTAACGGTCAAAAACTATTCGCCGCGTGAAGCGACGAACGTGGCAATTTCCGCGAGCGTGATCACTTACGGCGATCAAGTCAAAACTGCGGATCCGACGGTCACCGTCAGCGGCGAAGTCCAGAACTTGCCGGTCATCTTGATTGACTCCATTCCCGGCGGTCAGCAGTTGACGAAGTCGTTTCAAATCTTCGTCAATCAGGTTGGCACGCATGTCGTCAAAGTGGAGTTGCCATCCGATGCGCTGGAGGTCGACAATTCGCGAGTTTGCACGATTCCGCTTGCGGATGCTCAGCGAGTGTTGGTGATCGACGGTGGGGATGCGGATACGATTGGGGCCTACCACGTCGCTTCGGTTTTGGATCCGGGAAGCCAAGTCCGGATCGGTGCCATTCCGGAAGTGCAACCGGTCACGATGCTGCGTGATGTGACCGCCGAGCAATTGTCCCGTTACCGAGCGGTCTATCTGATCGATGTTCCCGAACTATCCAAGCGGGCGGTCGATTCGCTGACGCAATACGTCACCAACGGAGGCGGCCTGGCCTGGTTCTTGGGCGACGATGTCGACGCGGAAAACTACAACGGCATGGTTGGTGGAAAAGCCGGGGGGCTGTTGCCATTTGATATCGCGCCCACGTTGGGTCTGGGCAATGACTCGGAGGAGTCGCCGCGATTGGTGCTCGGCAAAAACGCGGATCTGCTGGGGCCGATCGCTTCTGCTGGGAATGGCATCTTCGGGTTAGTCAGCATTCGCCGGCAATGGGTGCCCGCGATGTCTGCTGCCGAAGAACTGCGAGAAGAATTGATGGGCGATGAAGCCGAGGCTGAACCAGTCCAAGCGAACGTGCAAACCTTGTTGGCTCGTTCCGACGAGACTCCTGTTGCGACGCTTCATGGATTGGGCCGAGGCCGGATCGTGACGGTCACCACCGGACTGGACGGCAACTGGAATAACTGGCCTGGCGATCCGACGTTCGTTGTGTTCTTGCTTCAAAGCAACGCGATGTTGTTCAGCGGAGCCGCTCCGCCCACCAGCCGAATGGTCGACTCGGTCGCGGAAATTGACGTGCCCGGGGAGAGCTATCTGCCGACGGTTGTCTTGCTACCGCCCGCGGAGGAGCCACCTCGGTTGGAGATCGAATTGGAAGCCGCTGCGAACGAATCGTCAATCCAAGTTTCGCCTCGCGAATTAATCGTTGCCGACCAAGCTGGGCTGGACGAATTGTTGATGCCAGGAACGATCGAATGGCAACGCACGGGAACCGATGGGCAAACGAGCGTGATGCCGGTGGCGTCCGTGCTGAACGTCGGCGAATCCGATTTGTCTCGAGTAAGCAGTGCCGAAGTGATCCGAGACTTGCTGCCTTTGGAGGTCGAGTTTCTTTCACCGGGAGATTGGGGTGACTCTGGAGTCGGCGGTGGGATGTCCACTTTCCTTTTGATTTTGCTGGCACTTTTGGTGTTGATGCTGGCCATTGAACAGATGCTTGCGGCTTGGGCGTCGTATCACGTGCGACCGACCAGTGATGGTGCGGTGGGAAGTCGATCCAGTCGCGGAAGACGAAGCAGTCCCGCGTCTGAAATGCCACGGCCAGCCCCGCGTGGTCGCTCACGAAAGAGGACGGTTGGGGCGTCCAATCATGGCAACGATGGTTCCGACGGAGCGACCTCGAGTGCGAATCCATCCACGGCGGGAGCATCGCGATGAATCCTTCTGAACAAGTTGTCTACGAATTCGCGAGAGCATCGAGCCTGGACGGTTGGTGGGTCTGGGCCGCGGTGGTTTTAGGATTGGCCGTCGCTTACTCGGCATGCATCTTTTACTACAAGCGTGACGTCGGAGAGCTGCGGCGTCCGGTGCGATGGACGTTGATTGGTCTGCGTTTGGTTGCGGTGACGGCGCTCGTGTTTCTGTTCTTCGATTTGGTTCGGCGGACTGAGCGACGAGTGACGCGACCCAGCGAAGTCATCGTGATGGTCGACACCAGCCAGAGTATGTCGTTGCCTTCGGGTGATTCGATCGAGGCCGTTTCTCGTGTCGAACGGGCCCGTGAGTTGGTCGCCGTTTCGGAACTGGTCGAATCGTTCGCGAAAGAACATCGAACGAGTGTCTATCTGTTCGATCAAGCGACCGAACCTTGGCTCGTGCAAACCAAGTTCGAACAAGAAGTCGCGACAACCGGTGAGCAATCATTGAATGAAGAAGCCTTTGCAGAACCGATCAGTCCGTTCGTGTTGTTTGGCGGTTTCTGCCTCGCTGTTTCCGCGATTGCATCCTTGGTCGCTTTCGCGATGGGGGGCCTCGGGATTGGCAATGCAAAAAAGAATGGCAAGCGATTGACCAAAGCCGCCGGGGCGGAGACTCCCGGTTCTGCGTCTGCGATCGGCTGGTCACTGTTGGCCGCAGCGATCACGTTGGTGTTTGGCATCGTTTCGATCGGCGGGGTCTACGCGGTGCACACGGACCGGTCTTTGGCTCAGTTGATTGGTTTGGAAACAGCCGGGGAGCCCGACTCGGCGGAGAGCCAACCGGCCCCGAGCGAATCCGATTTGGATTCCGATGGCGATCCTGAATCACCAACGATGAAGGCCGTTGATTGGGATGAAGTCATTGTCGCCGGCGGTGCACAAAGCCGGATCGGCGACGCGTTGCGATCTGTTTTGGTGGACCATGATCCGACGACTTTGGCGGGCGTGATCGTGATCACTGACGGTCAGAACAACGGCGGTGCGACATTGTCCTCGGCGTTGGCTTTGGCTCGTCGCGGCGAAGTCGCGGTCTATCCCGTGGGCCTGGGAAGCAGTCAGCCTCCGACGAACATTCGCGTGGTTGATTTGGAAGTCCCACGTCGTGTTTACCCCGGCGACAAGTTCGTTGTCGCTTCAGTGTTGCAAGCGACTGGCACCTCGGCGTTGGAAGTCGATGTGGAATTGGTGGACGCGCTCGACACGGGCGAAGGCAGCTCTTCCAGTGACCCTGGCGCAAACGCGGAACAGTCCGCGACCAGCTTGCCTGGCGGCGTGGTCTTGGAAACCCAGCGAGTGAAGTTGGAACCCGACGCGACGCTCACTGATATTCGTTTTGAAATTGAACCGCAAACCGTTGGACGACGACGCTTGGCCGTTCGCGTGGTCGCGCCGGCGGAGGATCGCAACGCTGCTGACAACATGCAAACGGCTCGCTATGAGGTTGTCGCTCGCAAGCTACAGGTATTGGCGATAGCCGGCGGGCCGACGCGTGAATATCGCTTCGTTCGCAACTTGTTGTTCCGCGATGAATCGGTGCAACTTGACGTGTGGTTGCAAACCGGGATGCAGGGCATGAGTCAGGATGCCGACGAGTTGTTGGCTCGTTTCCCCGAGACAGCCGAAGAGTTGTTTGACTACGACGCGGTGGTGATGTTCGACCCGGATTGGTCTGCGATTGATTCCGCTTCGCTTGAGTTATTGGATCGCTTTTTGACTCAGCAGGCCGGCGGTTTGGTCTTGGTCGCTGGTCCGGTTTTTCACCCAAAGATTTCAGGAGATCGGGCCGACCCACGCTCGAGCCAGATTGGTGCATTTTTTCCTGTGAACCTGGCAACGCGAGGTCCATTGCTGGGTGGTGGTCGACAGGGCGGTTCGGAATCTTGGCCGTTGAAATTCACGCCGGAATCCTCTCAAGCGGAGTTCCTGTGGGTGGCGGATTCATCGGAAGAGAGTTTTGAGATCTGGCAAGAGTTTGGCGGCTTCTACGATTACGTCGGTGTCAAAAGTGCAAAGCCCGGTGCGAAGGTCTACGCCTATTTCTCGGATCCAACGACGGAGGTCAGCGGCAGCTTGCCGATTTTCATGGCCAGCCAGTTTTATGGTGCCGGCCGAGTCTTCTTCCAAGGCAGCGGCGAAGTGTGGCGTTTGCGTGCTGGTGGTGATCGTTACTTCGACAGCTACTACACCAAACTGATTCGTTGGGTGAGCGAAGGTCGTTTGTTGAGAGACAGCAACCGCGGCGTGCTGTTGGTCGATTCAGACCGAGCCATGGTGGGGCAAAACATTGCGTTGCGAGCAGTCTTGGTCGACGATCAATTTCAACCGTTGACGGAGCCATTCGTGACCGCGAAATTGTTGGCTCCCGATGGAAAAATCAAGGATCTCAAGCTGACTCCCGCGGCGGACTCGCCTCGCGGTGGAACCTACACGGGCAACTTTGTTGTCACTAAGAGCGGCGGTTACGAAATTCAGTTGGCGGTGGGCGATGCTCTCGACGAACAATTGCTTCGCCAGAGTGTTCAAGTCCGATTGCCGACCAGCGAGCTTGAGCGTCCACGCCGGGCGGATGACGAGTTGTTGAATCTGGCGTCGACCACGCGGGGCGAGTACGTGCCGGTGGATGAGACGACTCCGATGAGCGACGTGAAAGCAACCTTGTCCGAAGCGATCGTGCCGCAATCGCAAGTCACCTTGTTGGCAGGAACACCCGATTCTGCTTTCACGCTTCGTCGCAACGCGGTGTTGATGTGGTTGATCGCATCGGTGCTGACATTCGAGTGGGTGACACGACGTTTGCATCGCTTAGCTTGACCTTTTAGTTCTGAGCCAGAGTAGAACAGTTGTCCTCAACTGTTTGCGTGTGTGGGTGAAATCATCGAGCAACCTGACGCGATTGCGAGTGAAGTTGGCGAAGGGGATGGTTTGGTGTTGGAGACTGGCCCGACGGAGCAATGGAGACAATTGTTCTACTCTGTTGGGTCGACGGACTTGGAAGTCCATCGTACGGCGGCGTGAGATCTGGGGTGACGGTGCCGACTGTGTGAGCCGATCGGCGTTAGCCGCGGTTGCCGCTCACAACGTTTCCGGCTACCGAGCAGCCAGACGCGATTGCGAGTGAAGTTGGCGAAGGGGATGGCTTGGAGTTGGAGGCTGGCCCGACGGAGCAATGGAGACAATTGTTCTACTCTGAGGCTTCGTTCTTTCACGCGTCGCGGGGGAGACATTGAAAAGCTATGATTGTCCGGTGAGCTTCTCTTCTCTTTGATAATCACCATGACGCAGTCGCAACGAAAAATCTTGATCACCGGTGGCGCCGGCAACGTGGGCGGATCGCTGGCGTGCCGATTGGCCGAGTCTCCGGACAACGAAGTCGTCGTGGTGGACAACTTGGTGACGGGAGATCGATCGAAGTTGCCACCCGTGTCGGCGAAGAACGTTCGGTTCATCAAGGCCGATGTGAACCGGATGGACGATTTGTCGCCGATCATGACGGCGACTCGTTTTGATGCGGTCTTCCATTACGCGGCGTTGGTTGGCGTTCAGCGAACGTTGGCCAATCCGGTCGCGGTGTTGGAGGACATTGACGGAATCCGCAACGTGCTTTCGCTATCAAAAAACACGGGCGTTGGTCGCGTCTTTTACGCCAGCAGCAGCGAGGTGTATGGCGAGCCGGTGGAGATGCCTCAGCACGAACAGACGACGCCGCTGAATTCGCGATTGCCTTATGCGATCATCAAGAATCTGGGCGAGTCTTACTTCCGTTCGTATCACCAAGAGTTCGGGTTGCAGTTCAACGTCTTTCGATTCTTCAACACGTACGGGCCGAAGCAGACGACGGACTTCGTGGTTCCCAAGTTCATCGCCGCGGCTCTCGCTGGAGAGGATATCCCGGTTTATGGGGATGGGTCTCAGACACGAACGTTTTGTTTTGTGGATGACAACCTGGACACGACGACTCGTGTGTTGGATGACCCGAGTTGGGCATGCAAAACGATCAACATCGGCAGCGACATCGAGATGACGATCAAGTCGTTGGCGGAAACCGTGATTGAAATGACCGGCAGTTCATCCAAGGTCGTGCACTTGCCACCGCTTCCCGAAGGCGACATGACGCGACGTTGCCCGGACATCACCAAGATGAAAAAAATCCTGGGCCGCGAACTCACGCCGCTCCATGAGGGTCTAGAAAAGCTGATTGACGCCGCCAAAAAACGCACTTCTTCTCAGGTTGCAGTCGGGTGAATATGCCGCCACCTCCCGGGCCACCCTCATCTGGGTCGCCGTCGCCCGATTCGGACTCTTCTCGTCAGTCCGATGCGTCCCGGGAGCCGATGACCGAGTCGCAAACGATCGGTGGTCAGGCAGCCGCGCGTCGATTGTCACTTGGTGCGACGATGCCGCCCGCGGAAGTTCCCGGTGTGCGCCTGCAACGCTTTTTGGGTTCGGGAGCGTTTGGTCAGGTGTGGGTCGGACGTGATATCAACACCGGCCGCGGCGTGGCGGTGAAGTTCTACTTGCACCGAGGCGGTGTGAACTGGTCGTTGCTGTCCCGCGAAGTCAAAAACTTGGTTCAGTTGTCGGCCGATCGGCACGTCGTGCAGGTGCTGGAAGTCGGCTGGGACGCCGACCCGCCTTACTACGTGATGGAATTGATCGAAGGCGGGTCGCTGGAGGACATGCTGGTCCGCCGTGGGCGATTGCCGGTGGCTGAAGCGGTCGACTTGTTCCGCAAGATTCTGATTGGGCTGAATCATTGTCATGGGAAAGGCGTCCTGCACTGCGACATCAAACCCGCGAATATTTTGTTGGCGGCTGACAACGAACCACGTTTGGCCGACTTTGGACAGAGTCGAATGTCGCACGACCAGACTCCCGCGATGGGGACGCTGTTTTACATGGCGCCCGAACAAGCGGATTTGCAGTCGTCGCCTGATGCCCGGTGGGATGTTTACGCGGCGGGAGCTATCTTGTTTCGAATGTTGGCCGGGTCGGCGCCGCATCGCGATCAAGCGTTGTTGTCGCAATTGGATACTGCCGGATCTTTGCCGGGACGATTGGCTCGATACCGCGAGGCCATTGCTTTGGCACCGCCTGCGGCCGAACAGTTGTCGCGGCGTGATGTGGATCGATCACTGCGAAAGCTCATGCAGCATTGTTTGGAAGTGGATCCCGAATCTCGCTACAGCAACGTTCAGCAGATACTCGACGATCTGAACGTTCGCGATAAGACACGCTCGCGGCGCCCGCTGATGTTGTTGGGGATTGTCGGGCCGCTGTTGCTGTTGCTGGCCACGTGTTTCTTTGGTGCACGAAGCATCGATCTGGCGACACGGACGGCGACGAAGGAGCTTCGGACTGAAGCGTTTGGAAGCAACCAATTCGCGGCACGTTTGGCGGCACAAACGTTGGAGACCGAAATCCAGCGTTACTTTGACTTGGTGCACGAGGAGGCCCAGCGAGAAACGTTCGAAACATTGTTGGCGGAATTGATCCAGGGCGAAACGTCCGCGCCGGTGTTGCAGCGAATCGCTTCGTCGTCCACGCCCGTTGACGCGTTGGTTCGCGAAGACGCTCTCGCGGCACGAGACATTTTGTTGGAGCATCCGGCGCAGTTGCGACTGGATGAATATCTGTCCGAGCGGTTGGCGCAGTACCGCCAGCCATCAGAACCGGGAAAGCCTCGTCAGCGATTGGCGACGATGTTCGTGACCGATGGTGCCGGAACGATCATGACGATCGTCTACGGGAAATCGGTTCCGCGAGCGCAGAACAGTGTCGGTCGAAACTTCGCCTACCGGACTTACTTCACCGGGCGAAAGGACGATTATCCGTCGACGATTCCGATGGATTCGGTTTCGCCTCTCCGCCACACGCACTTGAGTTCGGCGTTTCAGAGCACGGCGACGAAGATGTGGAAGGTCGCCATCAGCACACCGCTTTGGTTGGAAGAAAGTGGCGTGGTGGTCAGCGGTCGTCGCGAAACTCCAGATCGAGATCCCGACGCGGTATTTGTTGCGACGATCAACCTTGGTGATTTTCAGTTGTTGCAACGGTCACGTTCTGGCAACGAAGCCGATGCGGCCAATCCCAGCCAAGTGGCCGTGCTGGTGGAAGCTCGCGAAGGCGATTTGCGAGGCACGGTGTTGCAGCATCCGTTGATGGATCAACTGCGAGAAGAAGGTCAGAACGTTTCGGACAAAAGCTACCAAGTCGACGGCGCGACGATGGATCGTTTGCTGGAAGGCGGTGATGTTGATTTTCGCGATCCGATGGCGAGCGCATCTTCGGGGAATGGTTTTGGTGGCGACTGGATCGCGGCGATGGAGCCGGTCACATTGCCACGGCCGACGCAAGCTGCGCCCGCTGCCGGTGACGGGAGCGATCTCGACGAGTCGCTCGGTTCATCGAGCAAGCCAGTCGCGTCGAGGGTGGAGCAAACCGATTTGCTCGTGTTGGTTCAGTATCGATTGTCGGAAGTGCTTGGTCCGGTCTCCGAGCTTCGGCGTTCGTTGTTGTTCGAAGGTGCGTTCGCGATTCTTTCGATTCTTATCATGACGCTGTTTCTCTGGTGGGTCGTTCGGCGTGTGACAACCCAAGACGAACGTCGCGCGGCCAAGGAATCTCAGTCACCGCCGCCGCAGCAGGAACGCATCGAGACGATGACGTTGGGGTAGAGGTCACTCGACGCTGAAAAAGCAGGCTTCGTCCGGGTCGCGGTTTTGGCAGCGTGCATCGAGCGGGTTACAATGAGGACCCCGCCCCGATGAATCACCATCGCCCGCCTGAAAAGATTCGCTCGCCACCTCGCCGATGAAAACCGACCCCCAAAAGATTGCCGCGGACGAGAATCAGAACGCAGCGAAAGAGGACGCGAGCGAGGCAATCGGCGACGGTTCCCGACAAGACTTTGCGTTGGTTCTCATCCTTCGATTCGCGGCGTTTCTGTGTTTTGTCGGATGGACCTGGGTGCATTACTACTGGGAAGGTCCTTACGGAGTTTTGCTCTGGCAAGACGCGACGTATGACTTTGCCGAGTGGTTGGGCGTCAGCTGGGACGAATTCGTTGGGACGGGAGCCGATGATGGCTGGCTGCAGGTTTGGATTTCTCGGATCACTTGGTTGTATGTCGGCTGCACCATTCTGACGCTGACCGTTCGTCGGCAATCAAAGTTTCAAATGATTGCTCTGCTTGGCGGCAGCGGGTTGCTGATCGTTTTGAGTTATGCGAAATACGTGGGGGCCCAACGCCAGTTTCCGATGTTCTTGGAACACGGCGGTCAGATGCTGGCACCCGTCTTATTGGTATTGGCTTTGAAGCTGGGGGCTCGCCATCGAGCGACCATGATCACAGCGATGGTCGCGTTGATCATGACTTTCGCCGGGCATGGTTGCTACGCGATTGGGTGGTGGCCGACACCGCCATTTTTTTACGGCATGATTTCGGTTTCGCTGGGTGTCGAGTACGAAACTGCAAACACAATGTTGCGAACGTTTGGAACGCTCGATTTCGTGGTTTGTTTGGCGATCTTCGTGCCACAGCTGAGGGTCTGGGCGGCAGGGTACGCCGCCATCTGGGGAATCTTGACCGCCGCGGCTCGACCCGTCGCGGGCATGTCGATGAGTCTAAACTACTGGGGCGCGGACCAGTTCCTCCACGAAGCCGTGTTGCGTGCACCTCATTTTCTGATTCCGCTGTATTTGGCCGTTCTATGGCATCGTCAAAGTTCGGCGGTATCGGCCAAGTCAAACGAACACGCGAAACCACCTGCCGCGACGACCGCTGATTCTGCGTCGTTGGCGATTGAACTCACCTCTTGAAAAACAACTTGTTGCCCTTTTAGGAACCGTCATGAAGTTATTGAACCGTCTGGCGTTGTGCTGTTTGGCACTGCTCGTCACCGCCGAATCTGTTTCTGCACAACCGGGAGGACGCGCGCGACGACGTGCGGACTTGAGCATTCCCGACGTTGCGAAAAAGGACGTCATTTGTTTTGCGCTTTACACGGTTCACGACAAGACACTGAAGTTGACGGCGCAGCTGTATCCGCTCGATGCCAGCGATCCCAAGGTGGCTCGCTTGGAAATCGAAAAGGATGGTCAATGGACCGAAGTCGCCAAAGCGAAAGTGATCGAAGCCGGCTGGACGGCGCCGTTTCGAGTCGAAAACTGGGACGATTCAACGACCGTCAAATACCGCGTTGCTCACGGATCGGAAGCATTCTACGAAGGCACGGTTCGACGGAACCCGATCGACAAAGATGAGATCGTCGTTGCGGGATTCACCGGCAACTCGATCCACCCGGCTCACGGTGGCGACATTTCGCGTCAGGATCTGATCGACAACGTGAACAAGGTCGATGCGGACGTGTTGTTCTTTTCCGGCGACCAAGTCTACGACCACAACCGGCACTACGCCGCTTGGCTGAAGTTCGGACGCGATTTTGGCGACATCATCAAGGATCGCCCAACGGTTTGCTTGCCCGATGATCACGATGTTGGCCAGCCCAACCTGTGGGGCGAAAGTGGAAAGATCTCGACGCTCAGCGGTGCCGCCGATGGTGGTTACTCGCAACCTGGTGTCTACGTTCAAGAAGTCGAACGGGCCCAAACCAGCCACCTGCCCGATCCGGTCGACCCGCACAAAATCGGCCAGGGCATCGGCGTCTACTTCACCAATCTCAATTGGGGAAACATCGACTTCGCGATTCTGGAAGATCGCAAGTTCAAAACTGGTCCCGCCGGGCGTGTGCCAAAGCAAGGCCCTCGTCCCGATCACATTCGCAACCCGGAGTACAACCCCGCCAGTGTTGACGTCGAAGGTGCGGTGTTGCTCGGCGAGCGGCAACTGGACTTCATCGAAGACTGGGCGGCGGATTGGACCGATGCGGACATGAAAGTTGCCTTGTCGCAAACGATCTTCTGCGGCGGAGCTCACATTCACGGCACTGCAAATGGTCGTTTGCATGCTGACATGGATTCCAATGGCTGGCCACAAACTGGTCGCAACCGAGCTTTGGAAGAGCTTCGCAAAGCTTTCGCGTTTCACTACGCAGGCGATCAGCACTT
Protein-coding regions in this window:
- a CDS encoding BatA domain-containing protein, which gives rise to MFLYPALSIGFAFVAVPLLVHLINLLRHRRTKWAAMDFLLASYRKQRRWIVLRQLLLLLSRLAVAALLIALLAGLVGGREWIGALGGQTTHHVIILDDSYSMQQVVSRRGSDEGSVESDSTGVVGNTAYDRALASVSGLVKRLAADGDNHTLTVMRASRAAMVSAGENASADVAADLSAQTISPDGRQVDRLMATRASSLRTDLVPAIDLASDLIAATTADSQNLYVVSDFTQRDWAAPRRMAEALESVDQAGAKIRMIDCVDNRTSNTTRNLAITDLSPTPDVWVAGVPVVVNVTVKNYSPREATNVAISASVITYGDQVKTADPTVTVSGEVQNLPVILIDSIPGGQQLTKSFQIFVNQVGTHVVKVELPSDALEVDNSRVCTIPLADAQRVLVIDGGDADTIGAYHVASVLDPGSQVRIGAIPEVQPVTMLRDVTAEQLSRYRAVYLIDVPELSKRAVDSLTQYVTNGGGLAWFLGDDVDAENYNGMVGGKAGGLLPFDIAPTLGLGNDSEESPRLVLGKNADLLGPIASAGNGIFGLVSIRRQWVPAMSAAEELREELMGDEAEAEPVQANVQTLLARSDETPVATLHGLGRGRIVTVTTGLDGNWNNWPGDPTFVVFLLQSNAMLFSGAAPPTSRMVDSVAEIDVPGESYLPTVVLLPPAEEPPRLEIELEAAANESSIQVSPRELIVADQAGLDELLMPGTIEWQRTGTDGQTSVMPVASVLNVGESDLSRVSSAEVIRDLLPLEVEFLSPGDWGDSGVGGGMSTFLLILLALLVLMLAIEQMLAAWASYHVRPTSDGAVGSRSSRGRRSSPASEMPRPAPRGRSRKRTVGASNHGNDGSDGATSSANPSTAGASR
- a CDS encoding vWA domain-containing protein: MNPSEQVVYEFARASSLDGWWVWAAVVLGLAVAYSACIFYYKRDVGELRRPVRWTLIGLRLVAVTALVFLFFDLVRRTERRVTRPSEVIVMVDTSQSMSLPSGDSIEAVSRVERARELVAVSELVESFAKEHRTSVYLFDQATEPWLVQTKFEQEVATTGEQSLNEEAFAEPISPFVLFGGFCLAVSAIASLVAFAMGGLGIGNAKKNGKRLTKAAGAETPGSASAIGWSLLAAAITLVFGIVSIGGVYAVHTDRSLAQLIGLETAGEPDSAESQPAPSESDLDSDGDPESPTMKAVDWDEVIVAGGAQSRIGDALRSVLVDHDPTTLAGVIVITDGQNNGGATLSSALALARRGEVAVYPVGLGSSQPPTNIRVVDLEVPRRVYPGDKFVVASVLQATGTSALEVDVELVDALDTGEGSSSSDPGANAEQSATSLPGGVVLETQRVKLEPDATLTDIRFEIEPQTVGRRRLAVRVVAPAEDRNAADNMQTARYEVVARKLQVLAIAGGPTREYRFVRNLLFRDESVQLDVWLQTGMQGMSQDADELLARFPETAEELFDYDAVVMFDPDWSAIDSASLELLDRFLTQQAGGLVLVAGPVFHPKISGDRADPRSSQIGAFFPVNLATRGPLLGGGRQGGSESWPLKFTPESSQAEFLWVADSSEESFEIWQEFGGFYDYVGVKSAKPGAKVYAYFSDPTTEVSGSLPIFMASQFYGAGRVFFQGSGEVWRLRAGGDRYFDSYYTKLIRWVSEGRLLRDSNRGVLLVDSDRAMVGQNIALRAVLVDDQFQPLTEPFVTAKLLAPDGKIKDLKLTPAADSPRGGTYTGNFVVTKSGGYEIQLAVGDALDEQLLRQSVQVRLPTSELERPRRADDELLNLASTTRGEYVPVDETTPMSDVKATLSEAIVPQSQVTLLAGTPDSAFTLRRNAVLMWLIASVLTFEWVTRRLHRLA
- a CDS encoding NAD-dependent epimerase/dehydratase family protein, translated to MSGELLFSLIITMTQSQRKILITGGAGNVGGSLACRLAESPDNEVVVVDNLVTGDRSKLPPVSAKNVRFIKADVNRMDDLSPIMTATRFDAVFHYAALVGVQRTLANPVAVLEDIDGIRNVLSLSKNTGVGRVFYASSSEVYGEPVEMPQHEQTTPLNSRLPYAIIKNLGESYFRSYHQEFGLQFNVFRFFNTYGPKQTTDFVVPKFIAAALAGEDIPVYGDGSQTRTFCFVDDNLDTTTRVLDDPSWACKTINIGSDIEMTIKSLAETVIEMTGSSSKVVHLPPLPEGDMTRRCPDITKMKKILGRELTPLHEGLEKLIDAAKKRTSSQVAVG
- a CDS encoding serine/threonine-protein kinase; translation: MTESQTIGGQAAARRLSLGATMPPAEVPGVRLQRFLGSGAFGQVWVGRDINTGRGVAVKFYLHRGGVNWSLLSREVKNLVQLSADRHVVQVLEVGWDADPPYYVMELIEGGSLEDMLVRRGRLPVAEAVDLFRKILIGLNHCHGKGVLHCDIKPANILLAADNEPRLADFGQSRMSHDQTPAMGTLFYMAPEQADLQSSPDARWDVYAAGAILFRMLAGSAPHRDQALLSQLDTAGSLPGRLARYREAIALAPPAAEQLSRRDVDRSLRKLMQHCLEVDPESRYSNVQQILDDLNVRDKTRSRRPLMLLGIVGPLLLLLATCFFGARSIDLATRTATKELRTEAFGSNQFAARLAAQTLETEIQRYFDLVHEEAQRETFETLLAELIQGETSAPVLQRIASSSTPVDALVREDALAARDILLEHPAQLRLDEYLSERLAQYRQPSEPGKPRQRLATMFVTDGAGTIMTIVYGKSVPRAQNSVGRNFAYRTYFTGRKDDYPSTIPMDSVSPLRHTHLSSAFQSTATKMWKVAISTPLWLEESGVVVSGRRETPDRDPDAVFVATINLGDFQLLQRSRSGNEADAANPSQVAVLVEAREGDLRGTVLQHPLMDQLREEGQNVSDKSYQVDGATMDRLLEGGDVDFRDPMASASSGNGFGGDWIAAMEPVTLPRPTQAAPAAGDGSDLDESLGSSSKPVASRVEQTDLLVLVQYRLSEVLGPVSELRRSLLFEGAFAILSILIMTLFLWWVVRRVTTQDERRAAKESQSPPPQQERIETMTLG